One part of the Vicia villosa cultivar HV-30 ecotype Madison, WI linkage group LG6, Vvil1.0, whole genome shotgun sequence genome encodes these proteins:
- the LOC131614983 gene encoding pre-rRNA-processing protein ESF2-like, producing MQKVEVGDEGPLGDEIRDEEVEEVVMEEVRTEGVRDEGVRDEGVRDEADNEGVRDKADNEGVRDDADNEGVRDDADNQDGYVSEEDEDYVASDEESEDDSYIGVDGAEWDWTSEIPVGGGSMNETQTIDEESDQDESNLHTPVESDDEIVQKKEFSYFQSS from the exons ATGCAAAAGG TTGAAGTTGGTGATGAAGGACCGTTGGGGGATGAGATTAGGGATGAAGAAGTTGAAGAAGTTGTTATGGAGGAGGTTAGGACTGAAGGTGTCAGGGATGAAGGGGTTAGGGATGAAGGGGTTAGGGATGAAGCTGATAATGAGGGGGTTAGGGATAAAGCTGATAATGAGGGGGTTAGGGATGATGCTGATAATGAGGGGGTTAGGGATGATGCTGATAATCAGGATGGTTATGTTAGTGAAGAAGATGAGGACTATGTTGCAAgtgatgaagaaagtgaagatGACTCTTATATAGGTGTTGATGGAGCAGAATGGGATTGGACAAGTGAAATACCTGTTGGGGGTGGAAGCATGAATGAAACACAAACTATTGATGAAGAGTCTGACCAAGATGAAAGTAACTTACACACTCCTGTTGAGAGTGATGATGAAATTGTTCAGAAAAAGGAATTTTCTTACTTTCAAAGTTCCTGA
- the LOC131614984 gene encoding uncharacterized protein LOC131614984, with translation MDAVRDHAMETKTNLWFYKNDAIRVIVKCQTKCLYHMLVAKRSASKYWQITSLTKDHECVRSAGNKQAKTKWLAKKFIPLIRHTPQIKSSGLVDEAFQGWKVKLNHFQAYREKNRALELIEGASSEQYAHLRSYAEELRRPLIGLDACFLKGEHGGQLIAAVGKDGNNQMTPIAYAVMESETRDSWKWFVELLLEDLNQLIPRQHSFTFDHQKGLVEVIKGLGDNVEHRLCVKHLYGNWNKRFPGADMKELLCLH, from the exons ATGGATGCTGTCAGGGATCATGCTATGGAAACAAAGACAAATTTATGGTTCTACAAAAATGATGCTATTAGGGTTATTGTGAAATGTCAAACAAAATGTCTATATCATATGTTGGTTGCTAAAAGGAGTGCAAGTAAGTACTGGCAAATCACAAGTTTGACTAAGGATCATGAGTGTGTTAGATCAGCTGGGAATAAACAAGCTAAAACTAAGTGGCTAGCAAAGAAGTTCATACCTTTGATTAGGCACACCCCTCAAATCAAATCTAGTGGATTGGTTGATGAGGCATTTCAGGGGTGGAAGGTTAAGCTCAATCATTTTCAAGCATATAGGGAAAAGAATAGAGCATTAGAGTTGATAGAAGGTGCTAGTAGTGAGCAATATGCACACTTAAGGAGCTATGCTGAAGAGTTGAGAAG ACCATTAATTGGATTAGATGCTTGCTTTTTGAAAGGAGAACATGGTGGTCAGCTAATAGCAGCTGTAGGTAAGGATGGAAACAACCAAATGACACCTATTGCCTATGCTgtgatggaatctgaaacaagagATTCTTGGAAGTGGTTTGTTGAACTATTATTGGAAGATCTTAATCAACTTATCCCTAGACAACATTCATTTACTTTTGACCATCAAAAG GGACTTGTGGAGGTAATTAAAGGGCTAGGTGATAATGTGGAACATAGGTTGTGTGTGAAGCATCTCTATGGTAATTGGAATAAAAGATTCCCAGGAGCTGATATGAAGGAACTATT ATGCTTACACTGA